The proteins below are encoded in one region of Bacteroides uniformis:
- a CDS encoding site-specific integrase, with protein sequence MKSTFSVIYYLKRQVVKKDGTVPVMGRITVDGSQTQFSCKLTIDPKLWDTKGGRVTGRSTAALETNRMLDKMRVRINKHYQEIMERDNFVTAEKVKNAFLGLEHRYHTLMQVFQQHNEDYAKQVEAGMKAKGTLLKYKTVYKHLQEFLNIRYHVKDIALKELTPAFISDFEMFLRTDKHCCTNTVWLYVCPLRTMVFIAINNEWLTRDPFREYEIKKEETTRSFLTKDEIRLLMEGKLKNAKQELYRDLYLFCAFTGLSFADMRNLTEENIRTYFDEHEWININRQKTGVVSNIRLLDIAKQIIDKYRGLCENGRIFPVPHYNTCLAGIRAVAKRCGITKHITWHQSRHTAATTVFLSNGVPIETVSSMLGHKSIKTTQIYAKITKEKLNQDMENLAARLNQIEEFAGCTI encoded by the coding sequence ATGAAGAGTACATTTTCAGTTATTTACTACCTCAAACGTCAGGTAGTGAAAAAAGACGGGACGGTTCCCGTCATGGGACGCATCACGGTGGACGGCAGCCAGACGCAATTCAGTTGCAAACTGACCATCGATCCCAAGTTGTGGGACACCAAAGGGGGACGTGTCACGGGCAGAAGCACGGCGGCACTCGAAACGAACCGCATGCTTGACAAGATGCGGGTGCGCATCAACAAGCACTATCAGGAAATCATGGAGCGTGACAACTTCGTCACGGCAGAGAAGGTGAAGAACGCCTTTCTCGGACTGGAACACCGCTATCACACGCTGATGCAGGTGTTCCAGCAACACAACGAGGACTATGCCAAGCAGGTGGAAGCAGGCATGAAAGCCAAAGGCACACTCTTGAAGTACAAGACCGTTTACAAGCACCTGCAAGAGTTTCTCAACATCCGTTACCACGTGAAGGACATCGCGTTGAAAGAGCTTACCCCCGCTTTCATTTCCGACTTCGAGATGTTTCTGCGCACGGACAAACACTGCTGCACCAATACCGTGTGGCTGTATGTATGCCCACTTCGGACGATGGTGTTCATCGCCATCAACAACGAATGGCTCACACGCGACCCGTTCAGGGAGTATGAAATCAAGAAGGAGGAAACGACACGCAGTTTCCTGACCAAAGACGAAATCCGCCTGCTGATGGAAGGTAAACTGAAGAACGCCAAACAGGAACTATACCGCGACCTCTACCTGTTCTGCGCCTTCACGGGCTTGTCATTCGCCGATATGCGCAATTTGACGGAAGAGAACATCCGCACCTACTTCGATGAACACGAGTGGATAAACATCAACCGCCAGAAGACGGGCGTGGTGTCTAACATCCGCCTGCTTGACATTGCGAAACAAATCATCGACAAATACCGCGGGCTGTGCGAAAACGGCAGGATTTTCCCTGTTCCCCACTACAACACGTGCCTCGCCGGGATCCGTGCCGTCGCCAAGCGTTGCGGCATCACCAAGCATATCACGTGGCATCAGAGCCGCCATACGGCAGCCACGACGGTGTTCCTCTCCAACGGTGTACCCATCGAAACAGTCAGTTCCATGCTGGGACACAAGAGTATAAAGACAACGCAGATATACGCGAAGATAACCAAAGAGAAGCTCAACCAAGACATGGAGAACCTTGCCGCAAGATTGAACCAAATCGAGGAATTTGCAGGATGTAC
- the folB gene encoding dihydroneopterin aldolase, whose product MTSYIFLDTLRFFAHHGVGEQETVVGNEFTVSLRLQVDIRRAAETDDVADTVSYADVHTAVKAEMDIPSKLLEHVCGRIINRLFHDFPQIEEITLKLAKRNPPMGADIEAAGVEICQRRGE is encoded by the coding sequence ATGACCAGTTATATTTTCCTTGACACGCTTCGCTTCTTCGCCCATCACGGCGTGGGCGAACAAGAAACCGTGGTAGGCAATGAGTTTACCGTCAGCCTGCGCCTGCAAGTTGATATCCGGCGTGCGGCAGAAACGGACGACGTAGCCGACACCGTGAGCTATGCCGATGTACATACAGCTGTGAAGGCAGAGATGGACATTCCTTCCAAACTATTGGAACATGTATGCGGGCGAATTATAAACCGATTGTTCCACGACTTCCCACAGATAGAAGAAATAACCCTCAAGCTGGCAAAGCGCAATCCACCGATGGGCGCGGATATAGAGGCTGCAGGAGTGGAAATATGCCAACGCCGCGGAGAATGA
- a CDS encoding methylglyoxal synthase: protein MEKLVRKIGLVAHDAMKKDLIEWVLWNSELLMGHKFYCTGTTGTLILEALREKHPDVEWDFTILKSGPLGGDQQMGSRIVDGEIDYLFFFTDPMTLQPHDTDVKALTRLAGVENIVFCCNRSTADHIISSPLFVDPTYERTVPDYSNYTKRFANKPVVAEAVESAKKRKRQK, encoded by the coding sequence ATGGAAAAACTAGTTAGAAAAATCGGATTAGTGGCACACGACGCCATGAAGAAAGACCTCATCGAGTGGGTACTGTGGAACTCGGAATTGCTGATGGGGCATAAATTCTATTGTACGGGCACCACGGGTACCCTTATCCTCGAAGCCCTCCGGGAGAAACATCCTGATGTGGAGTGGGATTTCACTATCCTTAAATCCGGTCCTTTGGGCGGTGACCAGCAGATGGGCTCGCGCATTGTGGACGGAGAGATTGACTATCTTTTCTTTTTCACCGACCCGATGACCCTTCAGCCGCACGATACGGATGTGAAGGCGTTGACCCGCCTTGCCGGTGTGGAGAACATCGTGTTCTGCTGCAACCGCAGTACGGCAGACCATATCATTTCCAGCCCGTTGTTTGTCGACCCGACGTATGAACGCACTGTTCCCGATTACAGCAACTACACCAAGCGGTTTGCAAATAAGCCGGTGGTGGCCGAAGCGGTGGAATCGGCAAAGAAGCGGAAACGGCAAAAATAA
- a CDS encoding glycosyltransferase family 2 protein has protein sequence MDKIAVVILNWNGCDMLRSFLPSVVRFSEADGAVVYVADNGSTDASVAMLRREFPSVHLILLEENHGFADGYNLALKQVEAEYVVLLNSDVEVTEHWLVPLAEYMDAYPETAACQPKIRSWRNKGQFEYAGAAGGFIDRYGYPFCRGRIMGVVEEDKGQYDTVIPIFWATGAALFIRLADYREAGGLDGRFFAHMEEIDLCWRLRARGRQLACIPQSVVFHVGGATLKKENPRKTFLNFRNNLVMLYKNLPQEDLASVMRVRAVLDYVAAFSFMLKGQLPNALAVFRARRAYHSLRTSLAASRKENLKKTTLAVIPERTKNSILAQFYLHGKKFFSQL, from the coding sequence ATGGATAAGATTGCTGTTGTCATATTGAATTGGAACGGATGTGATATGCTCCGTTCCTTCCTTCCCTCTGTTGTGCGTTTTTCGGAGGCGGATGGTGCTGTGGTGTATGTGGCGGACAATGGCTCTACGGATGCTTCTGTGGCAATGCTCCGTCGCGAGTTTCCTTCTGTGCACTTGATTCTGCTGGAAGAGAACCACGGTTTTGCCGACGGATACAATCTAGCATTGAAGCAAGTGGAGGCAGAATATGTAGTGCTGCTCAATTCCGATGTAGAGGTCACCGAGCACTGGCTTGTCCCGTTGGCAGAGTATATGGATGCCTATCCGGAGACGGCCGCTTGCCAGCCGAAGATACGCAGTTGGCGTAACAAGGGGCAGTTTGAGTATGCCGGAGCTGCGGGAGGTTTCATCGACCGCTATGGCTATCCCTTCTGCCGCGGCCGTATTATGGGCGTGGTAGAAGAGGACAAGGGGCAATACGACACGGTGATACCCATTTTCTGGGCTACGGGGGCGGCTCTGTTCATCCGTCTGGCAGACTACCGGGAAGCGGGTGGGCTGGACGGACGTTTTTTTGCCCACATGGAGGAGATAGATTTATGTTGGCGGCTTCGTGCCCGTGGCAGACAGTTGGCATGTATACCGCAGAGTGTGGTATTTCATGTGGGAGGGGCCACTTTGAAGAAGGAGAATCCGCGCAAGACCTTCCTCAATTTTCGTAATAACCTTGTCATGCTTTATAAGAATCTGCCGCAGGAGGACTTGGCGTCCGTGATGCGTGTACGTGCGGTGCTCGATTATGTGGCTGCGTTCAGTTTCATGCTGAAAGGCCAGTTACCCAATGCTTTGGCCGTATTCCGTGCGCGCCGTGCCTACCACTCCCTCCGCACTTCATTAGCAGCGTCCCGCAAAGAGAATCTGAAAAAAACTACGCTTGCCGTAATACCGGAACGGACAAAAAACAGTATATTGGCGCAGTTTTATCTGCATGGAAAGAAATTCTTTTCCCAATTGTAG
- a CDS encoding lysophospholipid acyltransferase family protein: protein MKSKIVYWLTYAGMWLVALLPFRALYALSDGLYFLMRHVVHYRKKVVRRNLRNSFPEKSETELMEIERKFYHYICDYMLEEVKMLRMSFEELCRRMKYDNKEEYLAMIEKHGGIVLLIPHYANFEWIIGMGAIMHPGDIPVQVYKPLSNKYLDEMFKHIRARFGGYNVAKHSTAREVIKLRREGRRIAIGLITDQSPNRSEAHYWTTFLNQDTVFMDGAERIAKLMDFPVFYCELERTSRGYCKVLFDLVTETPKQTADGEITECFARRLEQTIRREPAYWFWSHKRWKKKRKEAVQHG, encoded by the coding sequence GTGAAATCAAAAATTGTCTATTGGCTGACTTATGCGGGCATGTGGCTTGTGGCACTTCTGCCTTTCCGGGCGCTTTATGCGTTGTCCGACGGGCTGTACTTTCTGATGCGCCACGTCGTGCATTATCGGAAGAAAGTCGTTCGCCGCAACCTTCGCAATTCCTTTCCGGAGAAGTCGGAAACCGAATTGATGGAGATAGAGCGCAAGTTCTACCATTATATCTGCGACTATATGCTGGAAGAGGTGAAGATGCTGCGCATGTCTTTCGAGGAGCTCTGCCGCCGGATGAAGTATGATAATAAGGAAGAATACCTTGCCATGATAGAGAAGCATGGAGGCATTGTACTGTTGATTCCCCATTATGCCAATTTTGAGTGGATTATAGGCATGGGGGCCATCATGCATCCGGGCGACATCCCGGTGCAGGTGTACAAACCGCTAAGCAATAAGTATCTGGACGAGATGTTTAAGCATATCCGTGCCCGGTTCGGAGGATACAATGTGGCGAAACATTCCACGGCACGCGAAGTGATAAAGCTTCGCCGTGAAGGCAGGCGGATAGCCATCGGCCTGATTACGGACCAGTCGCCCAACCGCAGCGAGGCCCATTATTGGACCACTTTCTTGAATCAGGACACCGTGTTCATGGATGGCGCCGAGCGCATTGCCAAGCTGATGGACTTCCCCGTCTTTTATTGTGAATTGGAACGGACATCCAGAGGATATTGCAAAGTGCTCTTCGACTTGGTTACCGAAACTCCCAAGCAGACGGCGGATGGCGAGATAACCGAGTGCTTCGCCCGTCGTCTGGAGCAGACCATCCGGCGCGAACCGGCTTATTGGTTCTGGTCTCATAAACGCTGGAAAAAGAAACGAAAAGAAGCTGTGCAACATGGATAA